The DNA segment ATGCCCTGGAGCCATTTTGGTCCACACATAGCCAGTACCTCATCAAGTTTCAAGCATTAGCTAACAATCTCAATATAGGTTCTAAGCCAGCACTCTTAGAGCTGCTCAACTCATTACCAACACCACCAGTAATATCACTATGTATAAAGTGGCTCGACACGTTTGCCGATAACGACACAGATAAGGAAATGATTACGAATCTCCTACTTGCGGCTCCAACCCCAGAGATTTGCGCGAGAGCCAAGGCGCTGCAAGTTAAAGTGATAAACCCAATGGACAAAAGCAATCTACTGTCCAATTTAATCAGATACAACGAATCACCAGCACTTGTACAAGAAGCACTGCAAATCCTGGCCGACAATGACGACTTTGATACCAATGAGTTTTTGGCGGAAGCCATAATCAACAGTAATTGCAACGATGAAAGCAAACAAACAGCAATAGATTGGTGGCACAAAGCAAGGCTCTCAAGGAGAAAGAAGAGCTCGATTCACTCCTTGAGTTTTGGAGCACTACAAGTACCAAGTATTGCAGCAGCGACTATCTCAGAGATCAAAGTGTGCATCAATGAAGAAGCGCAATTTATGACGTGGATTGCTCTACAGATAAAAAGCTGCACTGAATCAACAATCGCCGAGTGCTGGCAGTGGTTAGACGCAAACAGAAATCACAAACATTGGGAAAATCTTTTTTGGCATTTACTGAGTCGAGCATCTAGAAACCACCAACAACTCCCGGCAGCAGCATTGGAACAACTCTGGGTTTTTGTAAGAAGTGAACACACAGATTATGCGAGCTTTTTACTAGCATTTGATAGTAGTGAGCCAACTATAGACTATCTCTATGCCTTAGCAAAATCTGAGGCAAAACAAAATGAGCCAATAGATGACTTACTTGCAGGACTGATCAAAGCTGACCCATCAGAAGATAAAATCGACTTTGCGATAAGCTGGATAGAATCTCAACTAAATAGCAACAACTCAATATCAGAAACGGTGGAAGCTCTCCTAGAGGTGATGCAGACAAACCGCTTAAGAGAAATCGCTCATGGCGAATTGATAGACCAGGAATATCAGACATGGTATCTATCCAAGCTCCTCAGAACAGTAGAACTATTGCGTGATGATTGGTCAATCAAGCTCGCGCGCATCTATCTAGAGCGCGAGTGTCGGTATGGTATACGGGCTATGATGGCTCACGAATGTGCACCGCTTATAGAACTGCTGCTAGAGATTGACAGAGACGAAAGCCGCAACAACAACTCTGACTCTGATAGAAGCTCTATCGAAACCACTCGCAGTCAGGCCGAGCAGTGGCTCCAGCAATTTGCTCATATGCACAAAGCTGCGTCAGTAAAGCTGCGCCAGGCTTTGTCCATGTAAAACAACAACAAACACGTAAATTGCAGCACCGATAAAACCTCATGGAACTCCAAAATGACTCTCAAATTACCAGCACACACTTACCTCGACGAGCGAGACATTGCTTACGAAATACGCACCTTCCCTGATACCACTCCAAAAGGTGCAGCCAACGTCGCGCAAGTGCTGGGCATAAGAGAGCGCCAGATAATCAAAACACTTTTGTTTGAGACAGACAAAGGCACTCACGCACTTATCATGGTGGGCGCAGATCAAAACGCCGTCTCCGGTTTACTCAAAAAAGCACTCGGCTCGCGCAATATCTCACTGGCTAAACCTGAAGTCGTACAACAAGTGACAGGTTACGTAATAGGCTCGATACCGCCATTTCACTGGCAACCAGCAAACTTTTGCTCGATACTGGATCAGTCGCTGATGCAAGAAGAAATACTCGGCGTCGGCGCTGGCGTCTGGGGCAACGAGATACTAATCACACCGGAGCTGCTCGTCAAAGCTAGCAATGCGCAGGTGGTAAATTTGACGGAGAAAGTTACGGCAATGTGAGCAGCCGTTTCAATAAGCTAGCTCACAGCTATGATGGAAGAAACATTAGATAATTCAACCACATCATCGACAACTAGCACTAAAACTGTCTCGTTTAAATTTACCAAGAGAATCTTTAGCCATCACCGCAAAATCACCCAGAAAAAAATAAGTTTTATGGAAAAGGCATCTTTCGCCAATATCAAAAAACACCCCCGACATCTTACTTAAATGGCTATGAATATTGATGTTACGAAAAGTGCAGGCAAAACCTAAACTAGTTAAGATTCCAAATCAAGGATCTCAATTAGGATTTCCCGAACCCGACTAAGCTGCTCTTCGTTTAGCACCCCAATTCTCACGGTTTTACAAAATCGCTTAAGAGAAACTGCACGAAGCTGGGAGCACAGAAAGTAAGTGACATATTGAAGGTTATTACTTGATGAAGGCTCAACCCTGACCACATCGGCTAACACCTCGTTAGTCTTCGGATCTGTTTTTGCAGTTTTAGTCCCAGGTATTACAAAGGCCATCTCCATCAAGTCAATATTCACCAAATCGGAAGTAATAACAACCGAAGGGCGTGCACCATTCTGCTCATGCCCCACAACAGGGGCAAAATTGACAAGCCAGATATCACCTCTTCTAATATTGAGCTTCATCCAAAGACCACATCAGTGTTTACTCTTTAAGTATACACGATCGGGCATTAACAAACCGGTAAAGCAGATTAAATTATGGAACCACCGTCGTTAAAGAGAGTCAACTTAAATCAAACCGGGAATATAAGGGCTTGAGAGGATAATTTATAAACCTATTGCCGAATATCCACAAACCGTTTACTATCCTCGTATACACTCACAACTCACTATAGAAAACAATGAGCAAACAGAAAATGAAAGACAAGAAGCAACCCCTGGTGAGGCTAGATGCTGCAGACAAGGCAATTCTTGATTCACTTTCAGAACAAACAGGTGAGAGTTCACCCAAAGTTCTGCACAAGGCTTTGAGTAGATATAAGAAGGAAATGTTTTTCGAACGTTTGAATCGGGGCTATTCAAACTTAAAAGAGAGTCCAGAAAATTGGGCCATAGAACAGGCTGACAGGAAACTTTTTGAATCATCTATTGGAGACGGAATAAATGGGCTCGCATAATGGAGCCGATTTAAAAAACGTCAAAAATCCGAATCCTTTCGGACCAAATCCTGTTAAATCCATCAGTGAACTGAGCGGAAGAAGCTCAGAGCTTTCAGAACTGGCTTATTTTTTTGAAAAAACTTCAAACGGGTCGGCCGGATTTTGCGCCTTAACCGGTCCTAGCGGATCAGGCAAGACAAGCATCTTAAACTGTGCAATGCCACTTGCAGAAGAACTGAAGCTGTTAAACATAAGAATCTCGCTTGATCGGTCCAAGACAAAAACTCTAAAAGCATTTTGGAAGTCCATTTACGTTTCACTGTTTTATTTGACGGAAAAAATTGGGTGCTGGAAAAGTGATGACGGTAGAAAAGCAGCCGCAGTGGCACAAGGTCTCGAAAATCCAGAAATTGCGGATGGACTACAGCTCCCAAGATTCTGGAGCGCCGAAGATTGTCCATGTAGCGAAGTTGTAATTACTGATGACCTTCTTACTATTCAAGACGAAATCCTAAAGCAGAATTTTCACGGAGCTGCAATCTATCTAGATGAATCGGACTATCTCTCCCAAAACGAGTTCCTTTTACAGAATTTGGTGACAGCATTTCAAGGCATTTCGAACATCTCGATCATTCTGGCTGGAAGCACTACTCTTTTTTCCGAATTCAACGAAAATAATTCCTTCGTCCCACGCCTTTTCACAAATATAGAGGTGACGTCATTCGATCACTGGTCTGACACTCAAAAAATGATTCAGAACGCACTGGGTGACGAATATGAAAACGTAGGACCTGAGACCGAAACAATAATGGAACTGCACCGGCTATGCGGTGGCAATCCAGCTGAACTCCAGCTTTACTGCGAGCAAATGTACAGACAAATAGAACTAAATCATTCTGCGAAGATGGAATTAAGCGCCAATGTATACGCCGAAGTTTCGAGAAGCTACAGACGCTCAAGCTCAACTAACTCTGGAAAAGCTTTTAAATCGGTTCAAAAACTAAGCGGTTTTCTTTCCCAGTGTCCCTGGCTTCAAAACATAGCATTGACAGCAGGAGAAAACACCCAACTGATAATTGCAAGAGAAGAATTGGAACGCGGCTTCGAACTCTCACAACTTGAAATTACCCAAAGAACTGAAATTGTCTTACAAAGCTATAGAGACCTATATCGATACGGCATAAGCCTGGAAAAGGATTGCTTGAGGCTATACGATGAGGAGTGCCTCAAGGGATACTGGAAATCACTAATTCGCCTTGAGGACGGAAAGCCTTGGAGCTGGATAGACCAAAGCTTTGAAATTCTATTGGCTGAGACTCTTTTCGAAGTACTCGAAACAAAAACAGCTTCCTCTCATTTGAGTCTGAGCTTTAAAGACAAAAATGATTATTTTGACGAAGTATACGAATCACTTACTGGTTCTAGGCATAAGCTATCAAAAGAATGGCAAGATGCCATGGACGCAATACAAAAAGTCGTGTCAGAAAAATCGCTGGACACACGAACTATCTGGAATTGCTTTCTAAGTCTTAAAACATTCACTTCTATTGCTGATGCGCTATTTGTTTTATGCAGTGCTTACAACATGGGCGAGAAAAACATTTGCAGAATACCAGTTCTAATTAAATTGGATAATTTTGAAAGAGCCAGAAATCTAACCTTCTATGACACGAATGATCCAAATGATGAAAGATTCGAACTTGAGCAATTCAAAAAAGTGCGCGCGAACTTACTAAACAAACACAATATTGAGCTGACCATCGGAACTCAAAAACTCTATAAGACGCCGACAAGAATTGAGCTAGAGAATATGATGGAAGAGATCGGCTTTTCTTTTCCACTTTTGGACAGTCCTCATTACGGAAGAGCAACTAAATACGCCAAAGCCGGGAATTTTCAACTAGCATGTGAGCAATTTGAGCTAATAGAGCCAAAGACTAGCCATGTTCATAACAACATAGCATTTTGCAAACTTCTATCCGGCAACCAAGACGATGCCAAGTCCCATTTGGAGCAAGCCCTGCTAGAAGATAAACATCCACTCTTCTATAACAACCTAGCAATTATCGACTTTTCGAACTCCAACATCGAGGCGTGCACAGGTCATCTCAATCAAGCATGGGAACTCATGACACAAGAAGATCTAGCACAAGAAGAAGTAATTTCCATGCTAGTCATCGAGCATTCCGAAAGAAAGTTTCGAGAAGTAGACAATATTCGATTAGCCATCGGTCTTGGATTGTCAATTTGCCTCATGGACAACACCCAAGTAGGGAGAATCAACGATTTTTTAAGCACACAACTCTCAATAAAAGACAAACGAAAATGGATAGAACTTTGCATGGCTTATGAAATAGAAACATGCAAACCCAACAACTATCGACCTAGGAAATCATAACTTTTCTTAGGCGAAGTATTTCAGCCTTTGACATTGCCCCATTTATTACGCCAGAAATTTGGAGACAGCGGCCAACTTTGCGAAACGCTCTCCTAATAACTCGCTTATTCAACCCTCTTTATGCACTAAATACGCACAAAGAGCATCGCCCCTCAAAATATACTTCTCTCTAGTCACTTTGACTTTGAGTATGTTTTGCATCAGGTCCGGCTCCATTGTGCAGACTTGCCTAAACTTATTAGCCAGGTCATGCACAGCACAGTGCCTCTGATAGATCAAAAAATTACCGTCGGGCAACTCTTCCCACTCAGTCATATAGCCGTCTTCGCTAAAGATACGAGTGACTTCTTGCACACGCTCGCGCAGGTCCATACCCTCGATGCGCTCAGCAATAGCCACCATGCGCTTCTTATTACGCAGTGCAAGCAAGTCCATGACGCCCTGGGCGCCTGATTGCTCCATCACAGCCGCGAGCAAATCCTCAGCCATATTGGCAGTAGCAGAGGGAAACAGTGTCTCAGCCTTAGCCGCCAGCTTGTACTTATAGTTAGGACGCCCACGAGACTGCCTCACCATGCGGGTCTCGATCAAACCCTCCGCCTGCAAGTGTGCCAGGTGGCGCCTTACAGCCATAGAGGTGATGCCGAGCAGCTCACATAGGTCGGACACAGACAGCTCACCCCGCCTCTTGAGATATAGGAGCAGGGCATCTTGAGTTTTTTCTGGCACGTCGCCTAAAGGCCTGGTGATCATATGTTGCTTCTTCTTAACCTTCAGGAATGTCCCCCAAGGGGGCCGATGACCTGATTATAAATAATCCAAGAAGCTTCCGGGCACTATTAACCAATTTTTGATACTATTTTATCTATAAAATGGTCTGCGCCATTGATTGGAACGATTTAAGGCGCGTTCCCAAGAGAAAATCGTATAAATAGAACAGCTCAAAGTATCTATTACCTATATAAGAGTTAGCACACGAGGGAAACCACTCCAATGACCGCTGAAAAGACTACCGCTCCGATCCTCGAAATCATCGACCTGTACGTCAATGTCGAGGATAAACCGATCCTCCAGGGTGTCAATCTCACCATCAATGCCGGTGAAATCCACGCCATCATGGGTCGCAATGGCTCGGGCAAGTCCACTCTCTCTTATACATTGATGGGTCACCCCCGCTACAAAGTCGTTAGCGGCAAGATGCTATATAAAGGTCAAGAAATCGGCGAACTGACCCCAGACGTCAGAGCCAATCTCGGTATTTCACTCGCATTCCAGTATCCAGTGGCGATTCCAGGGGTTTCGGTTTCAAACTTCCTGCGCAAAACCACCAATGCCCGCCGCGGCAAAGACATCCCAGTCAAAGAGTTCCGCACAGAGCTCAAGGCTGCTATGGCTAAGCTGGGCGTCAAAGATGAGTTTCTCTCACGCTATGTCAATGATGGCTTCTCTGGCGGCGAAAAGAAACGCCTGGAGATACTGCAGCTGACAATGCTCAAGCCATCGCTAGCTATCCTCGATGAGACCGACTCTGGTCTCGACATCGACGCACTCAAGACTGTATCTGAGGGTGTCAACACTCTGGTCAATCCAGAGACCGCAGTGCTCCTCATCACCCACTATCAGCGCATGCTCGACTACGTAAAACCTGATTTTGTGCATGTCTTCCAGGATGGCAAAATCGTTGCTACTGGCGGTAAAGAGCTGGCTCTTGAGCTTGAGAGCCGTGGCTACGATTGGGTCACAAAAGAACTAACAGCGCCAGCTAAATAGTTGGATTAGGAGGCTTCACATGTCCGCAGTTGAATCATCCAAAGATCTGACAAAAGACCAGATTGCTCTGGAGGGAATCGGCAACGATTATAAGTACGGCTTTAGCGACAAAGAAGATTACATCTTCAAATCAGGTCGTGGTCTTACCGAAGAAATCGTCCGCAAAATTTCTGAAATGAAAAAAGAGCCCGAATGGATGCTCGATTTTCGTCTCAAAGCTCTCAATATCTTCCGCAAAAAACCCATGCCCACATGGGGCAATTGCCATTTGCTCAATGAGATAGATTTTGACAGCATCTTCTATTACATCAAACCCAGCATGGGCAACGAAAAAAATTGGGAAGATGTACCAGACAAAATCAAAAACACATTTGACCGTCTCGGCATCCCCGAAGCTGAGCGCAAGTTTTTGGCTGGCGTCTCGGCTCAATACGAGTCAGAAGTTGTCTATCACTCAATCCGCGAAGATTTGACTGCCCAAGGCGTTATCTTCCTCGATATGGATTCAGGACTGAGAGAGCACGAAGACATTGTGCGCAAGCACTTTGCCACGGTGATCCCAACCGCTGACAACAAATTCTCCGCTCTCAACTCGGCAGTCTGGTCCGGTGGTAGCTTTATCTGGGTGCCAGAAGGCGTCCATGTAGAAATTCCTCTGCAAGCCTACTTCCGCATCAACGCCGAAAACATGGGTCAGTTTGAGCGCACATTGATCATCGCCGAACCCGGCAGCTCAGTGCACTATATCGAGGGCTGCACAGCTCCAACATATAGCTCAGACTCTCTGCACTCCGCTGTAGTTGAGCTTATCGCCAAAAAAGGCGCACACATCCGTTATACGACCATCCAAAACTGGTCCAAAAACGTATTTAACCTGGTCACCAAGCGTGCTGTTGCACACGAAGACGCCAAGGTCGAATGGGTAGACGGCAACCTCGGCTCCAAGCTGACGATGAAGTATCCAGCCATCTTTTTGATGGGACCAAGAGCTCACGGTGAAGTGTTGTCCATCGCCTTTGCTGGCGAAGATCAACACCAGGACGCTGGCGCCAAGATATTGCACGCTGCACCAGATACGACATCACAGATTATTTCCAAGTCCATCTCCAAAAACGGCGGACGCACCTCATATCGCGGACTGATCAAAGTTACGCCCGGTGCAACCAATGTCAAATCCTCGGTCAAGTGCGACGCCCTCTTGCTTGATGAGACATCACGCTCGGATACATATCCGACCATGGAAATCGACGAAAAAGAAGTAAACATCGAGCACGAAGCCACCGTATCCAAGGTTGGCGAAGAGCAGCTGTTTTACTTGATGAGCCGCGGTCTGACTCAAGACGAAGCAACTGCGATGATCGTCAACGGTTTCTTCGAGCCTTTCACCAAAGAATTGCCACTCGAATACGCCGTCGAACTCAATAGATTGATCCAGCTCGAAATGGAAGGCTCAGTCGGTTAATCAAAACTCGTCGGCTGGCGGCAACTGCCACTAGCCGACAAAGCAAAAGATGCCGCGAGGCAAAGCAACAAAAGACGCTGCAAAGCAAATCGGTAACAAGTCAAAAGGAAGAAGCGAAAGCAATGTCAGACTCCAAGCAGGGCAACACCATAGCCAGGGAAGAAGTAGAGAATCTCTGCCGCATCAATGGCGAGCCTACCTGGCTCAAAGACAATCGTCTGGCCGGATGGGAAGCCTACTTGCAGTGTCCTATGCCTACCGGTAAGACCGAAGACTGGCGCACGACTATCGTTGACACCCTGGACTTGAGCGAGCTGACAGCTGTCGAGCCCATTGCCAAAGCAACTAAAGAAATAACCCTCGAATTGCTCACATCTGCAAAAGCCAACCTTGGCGACTTGGCTGGTGTCTATGTAGAGGATTATGCAACCGGTAGCAAATCGCACAATGTAGACAAAGCTCTAACTGACAAGGGCGTTGTCTTTGCCCCACTCAAGACCGCATTGGAGCAGCACTCCGATGTACTCAAAGGGCTAATCACCACAGAGCGCGCTGGTCTCAAGGACAAATTCACCTTGATGAATCAAGCTCTCTGGACCGATGGTCTCTATTTGAGAGTACCTAAAAACACCACTATCGATTTGCCTTTTGTCTTTATGGTCAAT comes from the Candidatus Obscuribacter sp. genome and includes:
- the sufC gene encoding Fe-S cluster assembly ATPase SufC produces the protein MTAEKTTAPILEIIDLYVNVEDKPILQGVNLTINAGEIHAIMGRNGSGKSTLSYTLMGHPRYKVVSGKMLYKGQEIGELTPDVRANLGISLAFQYPVAIPGVSVSNFLRKTTNARRGKDIPVKEFRTELKAAMAKLGVKDEFLSRYVNDGFSGGEKKRLEILQLTMLKPSLAILDETDSGLDIDALKTVSEGVNTLVNPETAVLLITHYQRMLDYVKPDFVHVFQDGKIVATGGKELALELESRGYDWVTKELTAPAK
- a CDS encoding type II toxin-antitoxin system PemK/MazF family toxin — protein: MKLNIRRGDIWLVNFAPVVGHEQNGARPSVVITSDLVNIDLMEMAFVIPGTKTAKTDPKTNEVLADVVRVEPSSSNNLQYVTYFLCSQLRAVSLKRFCKTVRIGVLNEEQLSRVREILIEILDLES
- a CDS encoding MarR family transcriptional regulator, producing the protein MITRPLGDVPEKTQDALLLYLKRRGELSVSDLCELLGITSMAVRRHLAHLQAEGLIETRMVRQSRGRPNYKYKLAAKAETLFPSATANMAEDLLAAVMEQSGAQGVMDLLALRNKKRMVAIAERIEGMDLRERVQEVTRIFSEDGYMTEWEELPDGNFLIYQRHCAVHDLANKFRQVCTMEPDLMQNILKVKVTREKYILRGDALCAYLVHKEG
- the sufB gene encoding Fe-S cluster assembly protein SufB, with product MSAVESSKDLTKDQIALEGIGNDYKYGFSDKEDYIFKSGRGLTEEIVRKISEMKKEPEWMLDFRLKALNIFRKKPMPTWGNCHLLNEIDFDSIFYYIKPSMGNEKNWEDVPDKIKNTFDRLGIPEAERKFLAGVSAQYESEVVYHSIREDLTAQGVIFLDMDSGLREHEDIVRKHFATVIPTADNKFSALNSAVWSGGSFIWVPEGVHVEIPLQAYFRINAENMGQFERTLIIAEPGSSVHYIEGCTAPTYSSDSLHSAVVELIAKKGAHIRYTTIQNWSKNVFNLVTKRAVAHEDAKVEWVDGNLGSKLTMKYPAIFLMGPRAHGEVLSIAFAGEDQHQDAGAKILHAAPDTTSQIISKSISKNGGRTSYRGLIKVTPGATNVKSSVKCDALLLDETSRSDTYPTMEIDEKEVNIEHEATVSKVGEEQLFYLMSRGLTQDEATAMIVNGFFEPFTKELPLEYAVELNRLIQLEMEGSVG
- a CDS encoding YbaK/EbsC family protein, producing MTLKLPAHTYLDERDIAYEIRTFPDTTPKGAANVAQVLGIRERQIIKTLLFETDKGTHALIMVGADQNAVSGLLKKALGSRNISLAKPEVVQQVTGYVIGSIPPFHWQPANFCSILDQSLMQEEILGVGAGVWGNEILITPELLVKASNAQVVNLTEKVTAM
- a CDS encoding ATP-binding protein, with the translated sequence MGSHNGADLKNVKNPNPFGPNPVKSISELSGRSSELSELAYFFEKTSNGSAGFCALTGPSGSGKTSILNCAMPLAEELKLLNIRISLDRSKTKTLKAFWKSIYVSLFYLTEKIGCWKSDDGRKAAAVAQGLENPEIADGLQLPRFWSAEDCPCSEVVITDDLLTIQDEILKQNFHGAAIYLDESDYLSQNEFLLQNLVTAFQGISNISIILAGSTTLFSEFNENNSFVPRLFTNIEVTSFDHWSDTQKMIQNALGDEYENVGPETETIMELHRLCGGNPAELQLYCEQMYRQIELNHSAKMELSANVYAEVSRSYRRSSSTNSGKAFKSVQKLSGFLSQCPWLQNIALTAGENTQLIIAREELERGFELSQLEITQRTEIVLQSYRDLYRYGISLEKDCLRLYDEECLKGYWKSLIRLEDGKPWSWIDQSFEILLAETLFEVLETKTASSHLSLSFKDKNDYFDEVYESLTGSRHKLSKEWQDAMDAIQKVVSEKSLDTRTIWNCFLSLKTFTSIADALFVLCSAYNMGEKNICRIPVLIKLDNFERARNLTFYDTNDPNDERFELEQFKKVRANLLNKHNIELTIGTQKLYKTPTRIELENMMEEIGFSFPLLDSPHYGRATKYAKAGNFQLACEQFELIEPKTSHVHNNIAFCKLLSGNQDDAKSHLEQALLEDKHPLFYNNLAIIDFSNSNIEACTGHLNQAWELMTQEDLAQEEVISMLVIEHSERKFREVDNIRLAIGLGLSICLMDNTQVGRINDFLSTQLSIKDKRKWIELCMAYEIETCKPNNYRPRKS